A part of Kitasatospora acidiphila genomic DNA contains:
- a CDS encoding acetate uptake transporter, with protein MSSDASGANARSASLDAGPLGYLALGLTLLAFGLLQTGVLHHTGVADAAGLAHVVGGIALFVAGLWQFRSGDTFSGTAFAGLGAFWAAWSMGAGSGMHGKNAAGLFLMLWALLAITLAAAGWQSGMFSRGVYGLLAVALLLDAIGTLGSAGWLVKLAGWVAAAAGLISWYWATAALANSGWGRAVLPVK; from the coding sequence GTGAGCAGTGACGCCTCCGGGGCCAACGCCCGATCCGCTTCCCTCGACGCGGGTCCTCTCGGATACCTCGCACTCGGCCTGACCCTTCTCGCCTTCGGCCTGCTGCAGACCGGGGTCCTGCACCACACCGGCGTCGCCGATGCCGCCGGGCTCGCCCATGTGGTCGGCGGGATCGCGCTGTTCGTCGCCGGCCTGTGGCAGTTCCGCTCCGGCGACACCTTCTCCGGCACCGCCTTCGCCGGGCTCGGCGCCTTCTGGGCGGCCTGGTCGATGGGCGCCGGCTCGGGGATGCACGGCAAGAACGCGGCGGGGCTCTTCCTGATGCTCTGGGCACTACTGGCGATCACGCTGGCGGCGGCCGGTTGGCAGTCCGGGATGTTCAGCCGCGGTGTGTACGGCCTGCTGGCAGTCGCCCTGCTGCTGGACGCGATCGGCACCCTCGGCAGTGCGGGCTGGCTGGTCAAGCTGGCCGGCTGGGTCGCCGCGGCCGCCGGGCTGATCAGCTGGTACTGGGCCACCGCCGCGCTGGCCAACAGCGGCTGGGGCCGGGCGGTACTGCCGGTCAAGTGA
- a CDS encoding phosphatase PAP2 family protein has product MQNLTLSWQSAGTAGALLLGAAYAVHRLRPARTTLISVLREAGTLLALFALWQLVGQLSLMSTEHALDRAEWIHRTELRLGLPDEASWQRAVTPHPVLIRLADYYYAVMHFGVMIATLIWLFLRHRARYPWVRTTVVLVTASCLLIQFVPVAPPRMLTDRGFVDVAAQYGQSVYTAGVGGMHADELSAMPSVHVAWCVLVAVAVIAVSKSAWRWLILLHPLLTITVVVVTANHFWADGIVALWLLMLAYAAQYGAGRWRRRRAARAGQCAQTPELVPR; this is encoded by the coding sequence TTGCAGAACCTGACCCTGTCATGGCAGAGCGCCGGTACCGCCGGGGCGCTGCTCCTCGGAGCCGCCTACGCCGTGCACCGGTTGCGGCCGGCCAGGACGACCCTGATCTCCGTCCTCCGCGAGGCCGGCACCCTGCTGGCCCTGTTCGCGCTCTGGCAACTGGTCGGCCAGCTCTCGCTGATGTCCACGGAGCACGCGCTGGACCGCGCCGAATGGATCCATCGCACCGAGCTGAGGCTGGGCCTGCCCGACGAGGCGTCCTGGCAGCGGGCGGTGACGCCGCACCCGGTGCTGATCCGGCTGGCCGACTACTACTACGCGGTCATGCACTTCGGCGTGATGATCGCGACGCTCATCTGGCTCTTCCTCCGGCACCGGGCCCGCTATCCGTGGGTGCGGACCACGGTGGTGCTGGTCACCGCGAGCTGTCTGCTGATCCAGTTCGTCCCGGTGGCGCCACCCCGGATGCTGACCGACCGCGGCTTCGTCGATGTCGCGGCGCAGTACGGCCAGTCCGTCTACACCGCGGGCGTCGGCGGGATGCACGCGGACGAGCTGTCGGCGATGCCCTCGGTGCATGTGGCGTGGTGCGTGCTGGTGGCGGTCGCGGTGATCGCGGTGTCCAAGTCCGCCTGGCGCTGGCTGATCCTGCTGCACCCGCTGCTGACCATCACCGTCGTGGTGGTGACGGCCAATCACTTCTGGGCCGACGGCATCGTCGCCCTCTGGCTGCTGATGCTCGCCTACGCGGCGCAGTACGGCGCGGGCCGTTGGCGGCGACGCAGGGCGGCGCGGGCCGGGCAGTGCGCGCAGACGCCCGAACTGGTGCCGCGCTGA